A genomic region of Apteryx mantelli isolate bAptMan1 chromosome 10, bAptMan1.hap1, whole genome shotgun sequence contains the following coding sequences:
- the ZNF276 gene encoding zinc finger protein 276, with protein MKRDRRGRFLAAAGGPGAAAAAEPRRRPGTAGRGPPVRPEAAAAAAARPEPPAGWDRDPAAAWARPAALGGAAEAGIGRALSTGYCRLCHGKFSSRSLRNAFGKVPVMGENSEKQRRVDQVFFTDFQRLVGVAVRQDPALPQFVCKKCHAQFYKCRSILRTFIQRVNASPTGHVKSKGKSGVAQAQPGAEGGASCLVDLITSSPQCLRSLVTWTHAHAGSCQSVPSLQSVLSSEYCGIIRAVWGCGDGHDYIMDTDSDCSTVLVDNALSVKREWNKSTAQRLTDNGAGADNAEAVPAPKPQHAPVRTTPCQQPANKGTTSVPLSLENEPPQNRDSSRSQLDSTAALQEKALPQPVSPLSSATGQLSGKQVLSSTSDERVKDEFSDLSEGDFLSEDENEKRNMQSSDDSFEPYPEKKVSSKKSDSKEAKKAEEPKIRKKPGPKPGWKKKIKCEREELPTIYKCPYQGCTAVYRGADGMKKHIKEHHEEVRERPCPHPGCNKVFMIDRYLQRHVKLIHTEVRNYICDECGQTFKQRKHLSVHQMRHSGAKPLQCEICGFQCRQRASLKYHMTKHKAETELEFACDQCGKRFEKAHNLNVHMSMVHPLTQTQDKTKPLEPEPILLLTTSGTAESQAVKPEVTAQQEPT; from the exons gcccgagcCGCCCGCGGGGTGGGACCGGGACCCGGCGGCCGCCTGGGCTCGGCCCGCCGCCCTCGGCGGCGCCGCGGAGGCAG GAATTGGCAGAGCCCTGAGCACTGGATATTGTCGCCTCTGCCACGGGAAGTTTTCCTCCCGGAGCCTGCGCAATGCTTTCGGGAAGGTTCCTGTGATGGGAGAGAACTCGGAGAAGCAGCGCCGCGTGGATCAGGTGTTCTTCACGGACTTCCAGCGGCTGGTCGGAGTCGCGGTGCGACAGGACCCGGCGCTCCCCCAGTTCGTCTGCAAGAAATGCCATGCCCAGTTCTACAAATGCCGCAGCATCCTCAGGACGTTTATTCAGAGGGTGAACGCGTCTCCTACGGGCCATGTAAAGTCGAAAGGAAA GAGCGGTGTTGCCCAGGCCCAGCCTGGCGCGGAAGGAGGTGCCTCCTGCCTGG TCGACCTGATCACCTCCAGCCCTCAGTGCCTGCGCAGCCTGGTGACGTGGACGCACGCGCATGCGGGGAGCTGCCAGTCGGTGCCGAGCCTGCAGAGCGTGCTGTCCTCGGAGTACTGCGGGATCATCCGCGCCGTGTGGGGCTGCGGCGACGGCCACGACTACATCATGGATACGGATTCTGACTGTAGCACGGTGCTTGTTGACAATGCCTTGTCTGTCAAACGGGAGTGGAACAAGAGCACAGCACAGCGCTTGACTGACAACGGGGCAGGGGCAGACAATGCCGAGGCTGTTCCTGCTCCCAAACCCCAGCATGCTCCAGTAAGGACAACTCCTTGCCAGCAGCCAGCAAACAAAGGGACCACATCAGTGCCGCTGAGCTTGGAGAATGAGCCGCCGCAGAACAGGGATTCATCTCGCTCGCAACTGGACAGCACAGCCGCTTTACAGGAGAAAGCCCTGCCGCAGCCGGTGTCGCCGCTGAGCAGTGCCACAG GACAGTTGAGTGGGAAGCAGGTTCTGTCTTCAACGTCGGATGAGCGGGTAAAAGACGAGTTCAGTGACCTTTCTGAGGG gGATTTCTTGAGCGAGGATGAAAATGAGAAGAGAAACATGCAATCTTCAGATGACTCCTTCGAGCCTTACCCTGAAAAGAA GGTTTCTAGTAAGAAAAGTGACAGcaaagaagcaaagaaggcagaagAGCCCAAAATAAGGAAGAAGCCAGGGCCTAAgccaggctggaaaaaaaaaatcaagtgtgaAAG GGAGGAGCTGCCTACCATTTACAAGTGTCCTTACCAGGGATGCACAGCTGTGTACAGAGGGGCAGATGGCATGAAG AAACATATAAAAGAACATCATGAAGAAGTTCGCGAGaggccctgtccccatcctggctGCAACAAGGTGTTCATGATTGACCGGTACCTACAGCGCCACGTGAAGCTCATTCATACAG AGGTACGTAATTATATCTGCGATGAATGTGGGCAGACCTTTAAGCAACGCAAACACCTCTCAGTCCATCAGATGCGGCACTCAGGAGCAAAGCCCCTCCA GTGTGAAATCTGTGGTTTCCAGTGCAGACAGCGAGCCTCACTGAAGTACCACATGACCAAACACAAAGCTGAGACAGAGCTGGAGTTTGCCTGTGACCAGTGTGGGAAGCGCTTTGAGAAGGCCCATAACCTTAACGTCCACATGTCCATGGTGCACCCTCTGACCCAGACTCAGGACAAAACCAAGCCACTGGAGCCGGAGCCCATTCTCCTCTTAACTACTTCAGGGACTGCAGAAAGCCAGGCTGTAAAGCCAGAAGTGACTGCACAGCAGGAGCCCACCTGA